In Choloepus didactylus isolate mChoDid1 chromosome X, mChoDid1.pri, whole genome shotgun sequence, a genomic segment contains:
- the LOC119523604 gene encoding LOW QUALITY PROTEIN: myotubularin-related protein 2-like (The sequence of the model RefSeq protein was modified relative to this genomic sequence to represent the inferred CDS: inserted 3 bases in 2 codons) — protein MEKSSSCESLGSQLAAAARPPSVDSLSSASTSHSENSVHTKSASVISSDSISTSADNFSPDLSVLRESNKLVEMEEPLLLPGENIKDMAKDVTYICPFTGAVRGTLTVTNYRLYFKSMERDPPFVLDASLGVISRVEKIGGASSRGENSYGLEIVCKDIWNLRFSHKPEGRTRRSIFENLMKYASPVSNNLSLFAFEYKKVFXWKLYDPLLEYRRQGIPNESWRITKINEQYEQSDTYPALLVVPANIPDEELXRVASFRSRGRIPVLSWIHPGSQATITRCSQPMVGVSGKRSKEDEKYLQAIMDSNAQSHKIFIFDARPSVNVVANKAKGGGYESEDAYQNAELIFLDIHNIHVMRESLRKLKEIVYPNIEETHWLSNLESTHWLEHIKLILAGALRIADKVESGKTSVVVHCSDGWDRTAQLTSLAMLMLDGHYRTIQGFEVLVEKEWLSFGHRFQLRVGHGDKNHADADKIACFPSVHCVWQMTRQFPTAFEFNEYFLITILDHLYSCLFGTFLCNSEQQRGKENRPKRTVSLWSYINSQLEDFTNPLYGSYSNHVLYPVASMRHLELWVGYYIRWNPQMKPQEPIHNRYKELLAKRAELQKKVEELQREISNRSTSSSERASSPAQCVTPVQTVV, from the exons ATGGAGAAGAGCTCGAGTTGCGAGAGTCTTGGTTCTCAGCTGGCTGCGGCTGCACGGCCGCCCAGCGTGGATTCCCTGTCCAG TGCCTCCActtctcattcagagaattcagtgCATACAAAATCAGCTTCTGTCATATCATCAGATTCCATTTCAACTTCTGCAGACAACTTTTCTCCTGATTTAAGTGTCCTGAGGGAGTCTAACAAATTAGTAGAAATGGAAGAACCACTCTTGCTTCcaggagaaaatattaaagacatGGCCAAAGATGTAACTTATATATGCCCATTCACTGGTGCTGTACGAGGAACTCTGACTGTTACAAATTACAGGTTATATTTCAAAAGCATGGAACGGGATCCTCCATTTGTTTTAGATGCTTCTCTTGGTGTGATAAGTAGAGTAGAAAAAATTGGTGGTGCTTCCAGTCGAGGTGAAAATTCTTATGGACTAGAAATTGTATGCAAAGATATCTGGAATTTACGGTTTTCTCATAAACCTGAGGGGCGAACAAGAAGATCCATATTTGAGAATCTAATGAAATATGCATCCCCTGTCTCTAATAACCTGTCCCTCTTTGCTTTTGAATACAAAAAAGTAT CCTGGAAGCTATATGATCCTCTTTTAGAGTACAGAAGGCAGGGAATTCCTAACGAAAGCTGGAGaataacaaagataaatgaacaatatgagcaGAGTGATACATACCCTGCCCTTTTGGTTGTGCCAGCAAATATACCTGATGAAGAATT GAGAGTGGCATCCTTCAGATCAAGGGGCCGGATCCCAGTTTTATCATGGATTCATCCTGGAAGTCAAGCCACAATCACTCGATGTAGCCAGCCCATGGTAGGAGTGAGTGGAAAGCGCAGCAAGGAGGATGAAAAATACCTTCAGGCCATCATGGATTCCAATGCCCAGTCTCATAAAATCTTTATATTTGATGCCCGGCCTAGTGTTAACGTTGTTGCCAATAAGGCAAAGGGAGGAGGTTATGAAAGTGAAGATGCCTACCAAAATGCAGAACTAATTTTTCTGGATATCCACAATATTCATGTTATGAGAGAATCATTACGAAAACTTAAGGAAATTGTGTACCCCAACATTGAGGAAACTCACTGGTTATCTAACTTGGAATCTACTCACTGGCTAGAACATATTAAGCTTATTCTTGCAGGGGCTCTTAGGATTGCTGACAAGGTAGAGTCGGGGAAGACGTCTGTGGTAGTACACTGCAGTGATGGTTGGGACCGCACAGCTCAGCTAACTTCTCTGGCCATGCTCATGTTGGATGGACACTATCGAACCATCCAAGGATTTGAAGTCCTTGTGGAGAAAGAATGGCTAAGTTTTGGACATCGGTTTCAACTAAGAGTTGGCCATGGAGATAAGAATCATGCAGATGCAGACAAGATCGCctgttttccttcagttcattgtgTCTGGCAAATGACAAGACAGTTTCCTACAGCATTtgaattcaatgaatattttctcATTACCATTTTGGACCACCTATATAGCTGTTTATTTGGAACATTCCTCTGCAACAGTGAAcagcagagaggaaaagagaatcgTCCCAAAAGGACTGTGTCACTGTGGTCTTACATAAATAGTCAGCTTGAAGACTTCACTAATCCTCTCTATGGGAGCTATTCCAATCATGTCCTTTATCCAGTAGCCAGCATGCGCCACCTAGAGCTCTGGGTGGGGTATTACATAAGATGGAATCCACAGATGAAGCCACAGGAGCCCATTCACAACAgatataaagaacttcttgctAAACGAGCAGAGCTTCAAAAAAAAGTTGAAGAACTACAGAGAGAGATTTCCAACAGATCAACTTCATCTTCAGAAAGAGCCAGTTCTCCTGCACAGTGTGTCACTCCTGTTCAAACTGTTGTATGA